A portion of the Paenibacillus marchantiae genome contains these proteins:
- a CDS encoding glycoside hydrolase family 2 TIM barrel-domain containing protein: MNQKKLFTDGWQFAKSKLEVTESAGLTFEPVELPHDWLIYNTLELYEDSIGWYRKTFPYTKDEQQLLLCFDGVYMDSSVYVNGQLVGEWKYGYSAFEHEITSALVEGDNEIVVKVVHQSPNSRWYSGAGIYRNLWLKTRDRNHIVTDGTYVSIQQQPEGWQVEVDTELSLNQNAQLVHTIWYQGNQIVSSKEDVTATAGKDTGYGEIQSNSQMLTVNLPKLWSPDEPNLYDLVTELQVATGEQGYETIETATQRIGFRDIKLDANEGFHLNGVKMKLNGVCEHHDLGALGAAFNLTALRRRFVLLKEMGVNAIRTAHNMPAKEFMELADEMGMLIVSEAFDMWERAKTPYDYARFFPEWAHTDVKSWVKRDRNHASLIMWSIGNEIYDTHADERGQEITRMLMDYVLEFDPKGNAGVTIGSNYMPWENAQKCADIVKLAGYNYAEKYYDKHHEEHPDWIIYGSETSSVVQSRGIYHFPFEQSILADDDEQCSALGNSTTSWGAKSAEYCILAERDTPYSLGQFLWTGFDYIGEPTPYHTKNSYFGQLDTATFPKDSYYIYQAAWTDYKKSPMVHLFPYWDFSPGQLIDVRVCSNAPKIELQLNGKTIGTYDIDHAKGTQLSGWWKVPYEEGELKAIAYDEHGNVIATDVQKSFTDAKKIRLQTDREQLQANGTDLIFVEIQVEDEAGNPVQNANNRVQVQVTGAGRLLGLDNGDSTDYDPYKGLSRRLFSGKLMAIIGATNESGTVRIEVTSEGLESAAAEFESRAVAGARDRTLGDSEAAAGQEHIVLMSNTERPVLTGRPQEIPLRKIEIISEGGQLFDPSKKQMTVSAKLYPENTSYWDIEWAVVNDAGIESNIAKVEANGLEVNVSALGDGEFRLRATSSNGTDKTKLISQLEFKATGLGTAYKDPYGFITGGLYDYTKGDVGNGNERGVATSRDGETHVGFRNIDFGPYGSDTITIPIFALSSEEYFIQIWEGMPDEEGSTLLADVVYDKESRWNVYQEETYQLSKRLSGITSICFVLKQKIHIKGFSFERQSRAFEQNTAASCDHLYGDTFKIEGDHVEGIGNNVSLEFENMDFTAEGTSKLVIYGRSTIDKNTIHIRFAGEDGQSNQLVEFTQSDGYEERVFELEQVKGVQKVTFIFLPGSQFDFGWFRFEK, translated from the coding sequence ATGAATCAGAAAAAGCTTTTTACGGATGGATGGCAATTTGCGAAAAGTAAGCTGGAGGTTACGGAGTCTGCGGGGTTAACGTTTGAACCAGTTGAGCTTCCTCATGATTGGCTGATCTATAATACGCTTGAACTGTATGAGGACAGCATCGGATGGTATCGCAAGACTTTCCCATATACGAAGGATGAGCAGCAGCTTCTGCTTTGCTTTGACGGGGTGTATATGGATTCTTCCGTATATGTGAACGGTCAGCTTGTTGGGGAATGGAAGTACGGTTATTCGGCTTTTGAGCATGAGATCACGAGTGCTTTGGTGGAAGGTGACAATGAAATTGTAGTCAAAGTTGTGCATCAGAGTCCCAACAGCAGATGGTATTCGGGAGCCGGAATTTATCGCAATTTGTGGCTCAAAACGAGAGATCGGAATCATATCGTCACAGACGGTACCTATGTATCGATTCAGCAGCAGCCAGAAGGCTGGCAGGTTGAGGTGGATACGGAGCTGAGTCTCAATCAGAACGCACAACTTGTGCACACGATTTGGTATCAGGGTAATCAGATCGTATCCAGCAAAGAGGACGTTACAGCTACAGCGGGTAAAGACACCGGATATGGAGAGATACAATCGAACAGCCAAATGCTGACGGTCAATCTTCCGAAGTTATGGAGCCCGGATGAACCGAATCTGTATGATCTGGTAACGGAACTGCAAGTAGCTACAGGTGAGCAGGGCTATGAGACGATCGAGACCGCCACACAGCGGATTGGTTTCAGGGATATCAAGTTGGATGCAAACGAAGGATTCCACCTGAATGGGGTCAAGATGAAGCTGAACGGCGTGTGTGAACACCATGATCTTGGGGCGCTGGGGGCTGCTTTTAACCTAACTGCGCTGCGCAGAAGATTTGTGCTATTGAAGGAAATGGGCGTTAACGCCATCCGGACTGCTCATAACATGCCTGCCAAAGAGTTCATGGAACTTGCGGATGAGATGGGAATGCTGATCGTTTCGGAAGCGTTCGATATGTGGGAGAGAGCCAAAACCCCTTACGACTATGCGAGATTTTTCCCGGAATGGGCGCATACCGATGTAAAGAGCTGGGTGAAGCGTGATCGTAACCATGCAAGTCTGATCATGTGGAGTATTGGTAACGAAATTTATGATACTCATGCGGATGAGCGGGGCCAAGAAATAACCCGCATGCTGATGGATTATGTACTGGAATTCGATCCAAAAGGGAACGCAGGCGTGACCATTGGTTCGAACTACATGCCGTGGGAAAACGCACAAAAATGCGCCGACATCGTGAAGCTCGCAGGTTATAACTACGCGGAAAAATACTACGACAAACATCACGAAGAACATCCGGACTGGATTATCTATGGTAGTGAAACATCGTCTGTGGTGCAGAGCCGTGGAATCTATCACTTCCCGTTCGAGCAATCTATTCTGGCCGACGATGACGAGCAGTGCTCAGCTTTGGGTAATAGTACAACAAGCTGGGGCGCAAAGTCAGCAGAATATTGCATTTTGGCAGAACGAGATACGCCGTATTCCTTGGGGCAGTTCCTGTGGACGGGATTCGATTATATTGGAGAGCCGACACCGTATCATACGAAGAATTCGTATTTTGGACAGCTGGATACAGCAACGTTCCCGAAGGATTCCTATTATATCTACCAAGCGGCCTGGACGGATTACAAGAAAAGTCCGATGGTTCACCTGTTCCCTTACTGGGATTTCAGTCCTGGTCAGCTGATCGATGTACGCGTGTGCAGTAATGCGCCGAAGATTGAATTGCAGCTGAATGGCAAAACAATCGGCACGTATGATATCGATCACGCAAAGGGAACCCAGCTGTCAGGCTGGTGGAAAGTGCCATATGAAGAAGGTGAGCTCAAAGCCATCGCTTATGATGAACACGGCAACGTTATTGCAACGGATGTGCAAAAATCCTTTACAGATGCGAAGAAGATTCGTCTGCAAACCGATCGGGAGCAGCTGCAAGCGAACGGTACAGATCTTATTTTCGTGGAAATTCAAGTGGAAGATGAAGCTGGTAATCCCGTGCAAAATGCAAACAACCGTGTGCAGGTCCAAGTGACAGGTGCAGGTCGTCTGTTGGGTCTCGATAACGGGGACAGTACGGACTATGATCCATACAAAGGTCTTAGTAGAAGATTGTTCAGCGGCAAGCTGATGGCAATTATCGGGGCAACGAACGAATCGGGAACCGTGCGGATTGAGGTGACTTCGGAAGGGTTGGAAAGTGCAGCTGCCGAGTTCGAATCACGAGCTGTTGCAGGCGCAAGAGATCGTACCTTAGGTGATTCCGAGGCCGCTGCAGGTCAGGAGCATATCGTACTCATGAGTAATACAGAACGTCCGGTTCTGACGGGACGTCCGCAGGAGATTCCTTTGCGGAAAATCGAGATTATCAGCGAAGGTGGACAGCTATTCGATCCATCGAAAAAGCAGATGACGGTCAGCGCCAAGCTGTATCCGGAGAACACATCCTATTGGGATATTGAGTGGGCAGTTGTGAACGACGCAGGTATCGAATCCAACATTGCCAAGGTCGAAGCCAACGGTCTGGAAGTCAACGTATCCGCTCTGGGCGATGGGGAATTCCGTCTTCGTGCGACGAGCAGTAATGGTACAGATAAAACGAAACTGATTTCTCAACTGGAGTTCAAAGCAACAGGTCTGGGTACGGCTTACAAAGATCCATACGGCTTTATTACAGGCGGACTGTACGATTACACCAAAGGGGATGTCGGTAACGGCAATGAGCGAGGGGTAGCGACAAGCCGGGACGGGGAGACACATGTGGGCTTCCGCAATATCGATTTCGGGCCGTACGGCTCCGATACCATTACGATTCCAATCTTTGCGTTGTCCAGTGAAGAGTACTTCATTCAGATCTGGGAAGGTATGCCAGATGAAGAGGGAAGTACACTGCTGGCAGATGTGGTGTATGACAAAGAATCCAGATGGAATGTGTATCAGGAAGAGACGTATCAACTGTCCAAGCGGCTGAGCGGGATTACGTCGATCTGTTTTGTACTGAAGCAGAAGATTCATATCAAAGGCTTCTCATTCGAGCGCCAAAGCCGGGCATTTGAACAGAATACGGCTGCATCATGCGATCATCTCTACGGGGATACGTTCAAGATCGAGGGTGATCATGTCGAGGGGATCGGAAACAATGTGTCGTTGGAGTTTGAAAATATGGACTTCACAGCAGAAGGCACGTCCAAGCTTGTGATCTATGGACGTTCAACAATCGATAAAAACACGATCCATATCCGCTTTGCAGGTGAGGATGGACAGAGCAATCAGCTGGTCGAATTCACACAGTCCGATGGATATGAGGAGCGAGTGTTTGAGCTTGAGCAGGTTAAAGGTGTGCAGAAGGTGACCTTTATTTTCCTGCCGGGTAGTCAGTTTGACTTTGGCTGGTTCCGGTTCGAGAAGTAG
- a CDS encoding stalk domain-containing protein: protein MATALVASSLLLELTAEPITHAAPNVQHSASNTSVQSNAANTAVKKLHYTAVEGAYYYTVALRSDGSVWTWGRNLFGELGVSENIRYRHTFSPIRVPELSNVIAISAAGGGINAAVQADGTVWEWGAGKLPSKVESINSAKDVVTGSFTVALLQNGTVWSWQRPNAQGINSDDLIRKPHEINGLKDVIQVGSAGLHGYALKKDGSVWTWNEPNESGKVLSKPTKIKGLTNISSITRTDTSLLALDKNGKVWGVDETGKAFAIHYDFKVKKMDGNTQYMLLLTTSGEVYSYGRSVNGKEGKVNHLSGITDISAGYYHSLALSSDGTVWGWGSDKYEEAGAPATSSGGMVYKPVQAKIGTDVYLNGELFQSMYAAVEMPKTVQIPIKSIATALGAKFEILKGEGSLDYYTLKYDNRTITIRPNETQYVITSADSSGERVVQIPEPINNYSGATTVPFEVLRGLGLNVSWDSEKAMLTIDDADKKDSGS from the coding sequence ATGGCTACAGCACTAGTTGCGTCCAGCTTGTTGTTGGAACTGACAGCTGAGCCAATTACTCATGCAGCCCCTAACGTACAGCATTCCGCCAGTAACACTTCTGTTCAATCGAATGCAGCAAATACAGCAGTGAAGAAACTCCACTATACCGCTGTAGAGGGAGCTTATTATTACACAGTCGCTTTGAGAAGTGATGGTTCGGTCTGGACCTGGGGCCGCAATCTGTTTGGAGAGCTGGGTGTGAGCGAGAACATTCGATATCGTCACACATTTAGTCCCATCCGCGTACCGGAACTATCTAATGTAATAGCTATTTCAGCCGCCGGTGGTGGAATCAACGCAGCCGTTCAGGCAGATGGAACGGTCTGGGAGTGGGGTGCTGGCAAACTACCAAGCAAAGTCGAAAGCATCAACTCTGCGAAGGATGTAGTGACTGGTTCTTTTACCGTCGCCCTTCTCCAGAACGGGACAGTCTGGTCATGGCAGCGCCCTAACGCTCAAGGAATCAATTCAGATGATCTCATACGTAAACCGCATGAGATTAACGGACTGAAAGATGTTATCCAGGTTGGATCCGCAGGTCTCCATGGATATGCTCTGAAGAAAGATGGCTCCGTATGGACGTGGAACGAGCCCAACGAATCCGGTAAAGTCCTGTCCAAACCTACCAAGATAAAAGGTCTGACCAACATATCTTCGATCACAAGAACAGATACGTCCCTGCTTGCACTGGATAAGAACGGGAAAGTCTGGGGTGTGGACGAGACAGGGAAAGCATTCGCCATTCATTACGACTTCAAGGTGAAGAAGATGGATGGAAATACGCAATATATGTTATTACTCACGACATCCGGTGAGGTGTACAGCTACGGAAGGAGCGTGAACGGTAAAGAAGGAAAAGTAAACCATTTATCCGGTATTACCGATATTTCAGCAGGATATTACCATAGTCTTGCCTTATCCTCGGATGGAACCGTCTGGGGCTGGGGAAGTGATAAATACGAGGAAGCGGGTGCACCTGCAACGTCATCTGGAGGAATGGTCTACAAACCCGTTCAAGCCAAGATTGGCACAGATGTATATCTGAACGGTGAGCTGTTCCAATCAATGTATGCCGCTGTTGAAATGCCTAAGACCGTGCAAATTCCAATAAAATCAATCGCCACAGCACTCGGAGCAAAGTTTGAGATTCTTAAGGGAGAAGGTAGCCTGGACTACTATACGTTGAAATATGACAATCGGACAATCACAATCCGACCTAACGAGACACAGTATGTTATAACCTCCGCCGATTCCTCTGGGGAGCGAGTCGTGCAGATACCTGAACCCATAAATAATTACTCGGGAGCAACTACAGTGCCTTTTGAGGTATTGCGGGGTTTGGGATTGAACGTGTCCTGGGATTCAGAGAAAGCAATGCTGACCATTGACGATGCTGATAAGAAAGATTCAGGAAGCTAA
- a CDS encoding DUF4362 domain-containing protein, giving the protein MKRVLLTLLLALIMLTACEANDPTVDSPVVLNSFPEIIEPHNPEQAEQSGDAVVLLEGMRNKDKWKTFVKNVKNKQQDQVRVTMYTIEGGAIIHELIYDGSAIQATYDNSRDAYGSKQGITTNTCQGIGTKSEQGRVFNVLTGCEKAGSTFSIPK; this is encoded by the coding sequence ATGAAAAGAGTACTGCTCACGCTTTTGTTAGCGTTAATAATGTTAACAGCCTGTGAGGCAAATGATCCGACAGTGGATTCTCCAGTGGTTTTGAATTCATTTCCAGAGATTATTGAGCCCCATAACCCTGAGCAAGCGGAGCAAAGTGGGGATGCCGTTGTGCTTCTCGAAGGCATGCGGAACAAGGATAAGTGGAAAACATTTGTGAAGAATGTGAAGAACAAACAGCAGGATCAGGTTCGTGTGACGATGTATACCATTGAAGGTGGGGCCATTATCCATGAATTGATTTACGATGGCTCAGCCATTCAAGCGACTTATGATAACTCTAGGGATGCCTATGGCTCCAAACAGGGGATCACGACCAACACCTGCCAAGGGATCGGTACGAAGAGTGAGCAAGGACGTGTTTTTAACGTGTTAACCGGTTGTGAGAAGGCAGGCAGTACCTTTTCGATTCCCAAGTGA
- a CDS encoding VOC family protein: MKIERLDHLVLTVENLEATIAFYTNVLGMQVVEFGQGRKALQFGQQKINLHERGKEFEPKAHIPTPGSADLCFLVSTPLEEVIAHLTRQNTKIEEGPVKRTGALGPISSVYIRDPDGNLIELSNALYA; this comes from the coding sequence ATGAAAATAGAACGACTCGATCATCTCGTGTTAACCGTGGAAAATCTGGAAGCAACGATTGCATTTTATACGAATGTATTAGGCATGCAGGTAGTCGAATTCGGCCAAGGCCGAAAAGCGTTACAGTTTGGACAGCAAAAAATCAATCTGCATGAACGTGGCAAAGAGTTTGAACCGAAAGCTCATATCCCCACACCGGGTTCAGCAGATCTTTGTTTTTTGGTCAGCACACCGCTGGAGGAAGTCATTGCGCATTTAACACGACAGAACACGAAGATCGAAGAAGGACCAGTCAAGAGAACAGGTGCACTGGGGCCAATCTCTTCGGTGTATATACGTGATCCTGACGGTAATCTGATCGAACTATCCAATGCTTTGTATGCATAA
- a CDS encoding WXG100 family type VII secretion target produces the protein MQRIQVHPDVLEEKARLVQQKKLELERMVRELEKSIYLLQSEWSGVTGERFFWDFMQVKEVFPATLGLLDKIQNEFIFIAKNFRTADGSGEVALYIPEELKRNFGVGLLDKSVGETVTGMGQTAEALFYDPFGTVASVAYGLTLGKVVDVGRGIKFAWDAAWGNGTARSDVGQFVDEQKKQVDENGLGYYSGSMMGQVLAYAFVGKALRSVENKHSDLGGGKGKEGDFGSIVRDGNKTKYTNPAGNELTFVDQHPKNIDRDVVNFLKSPDVGKATEAKVADFINKEQQVTAFGQKILKENGEAAGDLDVVTKNAIIEVKASIKAVKEDQFNKFMDKNHELFFNPEQKQVILYIDKPLTKLRSEHSQMLERIEKQGVTVVNSLEELKGVLK, from the coding sequence ATGCAGCGTATTCAGGTACATCCCGATGTATTAGAGGAAAAAGCCCGGCTCGTCCAGCAGAAGAAGCTGGAACTGGAGCGAATGGTACGTGAACTGGAAAAGTCAATTTACCTGTTGCAGTCCGAATGGTCTGGTGTCACTGGAGAGCGGTTCTTCTGGGATTTTATGCAGGTGAAAGAAGTTTTTCCTGCTACACTGGGTCTTTTGGATAAAATTCAGAATGAATTTATTTTTATAGCGAAGAATTTCAGAACAGCCGATGGTTCGGGTGAGGTTGCTCTATATATACCTGAAGAACTGAAACGAAATTTCGGTGTTGGACTGCTGGACAAGTCGGTGGGAGAAACAGTAACCGGAATGGGACAGACGGCGGAGGCGCTCTTTTATGATCCATTCGGCACGGTCGCTAGTGTGGCCTATGGGCTGACTTTGGGTAAGGTGGTCGATGTTGGGCGAGGCATTAAGTTTGCTTGGGATGCAGCCTGGGGAAACGGAACAGCCAGGTCTGATGTAGGTCAATTTGTGGATGAGCAGAAGAAACAGGTGGATGAGAACGGGCTTGGTTATTACAGTGGCTCCATGATGGGTCAGGTGTTGGCCTATGCCTTTGTTGGCAAGGCGCTTCGTTCGGTGGAGAATAAGCATAGCGATCTGGGTGGTGGGAAGGGGAAAGAGGGCGATTTTGGTAGTATAGTTAGGGATGGAAACAAAACAAAATATACGAATCCTGCTGGTAATGAGCTGACGTTTGTTGACCAACACCCTAAAAATATTGATCGTGATGTTGTTAACTTTTTGAAAAGTCCAGACGTAGGTAAAGCCACTGAAGCCAAGGTTGCCGACTTTATCAACAAAGAGCAGCAAGTTACAGCATTTGGGCAAAAGATCTTAAAGGAGAATGGCGAAGCGGCGGGCGATCTAGACGTAGTTACCAAAAATGCAATTATTGAGGTGAAGGCTTCAATTAAAGCTGTAAAAGAAGATCAATTCAATAAATTTATGGATAAAAACCACGAGTTATTCTTTAATCCAGAACAAAAGCAGGTAATTCTATATATTGATAAACCGTTAACCAAATTGAGATCAGAACATTCACAAATGTTAGAACGCATTGAAAAGCAAGGTGTAACTGTTGTGAATTCATTGGAAGAATTAAAGGGGGTATTAAAATAA